The Falco peregrinus isolate bFalPer1 chromosome 1, bFalPer1.pri, whole genome shotgun sequence genome has a window encoding:
- the ATOSA gene encoding atos homolog protein A isoform X5: protein MLDAVSHYGSGDCEGSLDTLDEYFEYEAEEFLVSLALLITEGRTPEYSIKGRTEGFHCPPAQSSQPPTTKHECSDKLAQCRQARRTRSEVMLLWKNNIPVMVEVMLLPDCCYSDEGPTTEGNDLNDPAIKQDALLLERWILEPVPRQSGDRFIEEKTLLLAVRSFVFFSQLSAWLSVSHGAVPRNILYRVSAADVDLQWTFSQTPTEHVFPVPNVSHNVALRVSVQSLPRQSNYPVLTCSIHTNLSFYEKRMQERKLHQRSDSSVAQQCSTSSPQRFCGKQTWTMTPEGLLNGKKTTEFTTSIRNLKLYPSTGLGSDFGASQPKVQGYNATADNKTKSRETPVRTFKSFSLVDSRGSNSHCAHQPTGETNPLIGSLLQERQEVIARIAQHLIHCDPATSPVVAGRPFNIHENGSATPKAFRSTYEDENLPRKGKEASPVSVASLDNAVQEDGGEGKTRAVPEISLLDARVPVNHCGRHLAGESNPLIDSLLQERQEVIARIAQHLIHCDPATSHVTGRPFKVHETSPVTSKVFRSTYEGENLLKKGKESSSVSFARSDFSLLEDSSKSRMKTPDTPISPSRFDGELKASLKLQARRKLVLAKPSEAVRNAFHQTSNKTSHAFTNIHTSSSCVKENKSELPDKLEMISSGYAQKDQITNRIKQCSNLSSIDEQIRTNKLKERTVVSENNGIDSFNNLQVDKCRILEGTKKATVMQVSDSLHKNELKCLDKDSKKPNIYEQNTQLISIENYLNKDHDSFKNKSKQDKTKTAHDENEDPISLDFQSTCQKKPTEDCIVKCERLKNPDVQRAPSLKHTNIWRKHNFRSLDGTSTKAFHPRTGLPLLSSPVPQRKTQSGCFDLDSSLLQLKCLSARSPQQCINRDSDPESHGKPILSSSAPPVTSLSLLGNFEESVLNFRLDPLGVVEGFTAEVGASGVFCPTHMTLPVEVSFYSVSDDNAPSPYMGVITLESLGKRGYRVPPSGTIQVTLFNPNKTVVKMFVVIYDLREMPANHQTFLRQRTFSVPVRREIKRTVNKENSQQTEERLLRYLIHLRFQSSKSGKIYLHRDVRLLFSRKSMEVDSGAAYELKSYTESPTNPQFSPRC from the exons ATGTTGGACGCGGTTTCACATTATGGTAGCGGTGACTGTGAAGGTAGCCTAG ATACTTTGGATGAATACTTTGAGTATGAAGCTGAGGAGTTCCTGGTCTCCTTGGCCTTGTTGATCACCGAAGGTCGAACGCCTGAGTATTCGATCAAGGGCAGAACAGAGGGCTTTCACTGCCCACCGGCACAGTCAAGTCAGCCGCCAACAACTAAGCATGAATGCAGCGACAAACTGGCTCAG tGTCGTCAAGCCAGGCGAACCAGATCTGAGGTTATGCTACTGTGGAAGAACAATATTCCAGTCATGGTAGAAGTGATGCTACTTCCAGACTGTTGCTATAGCGATGAAGGGCCCACCACCGAGGGGAATGATTTAAATGATCCTGCAATCAAACAAGATGCATTGCTGTTAGAAAGGTGGATTTTGGAGCCAGTTCCTCGACA GAGTGGAGATCGATTTATTGAAGAGAAGACCCTTTTATTGGCTGTTcgctcttttgttttcttctctcagcTAAGTGCGTGGCTGAGCGTTTCACATGGTGCTGTTCCCCGAAACATTCTGTACAG GGTGAGCGCTGCAGATGTGGACTTGCAATGGACATTCTCCCAGACACCGACTGAGCATGTCTTTCCTGTTCCTAATGTTTCTCACAATGTGGCCTTGAGAGTCAGCGTCCAGTCCTTGCCCAGACAATCGAATTACCCGGTTTTGACCTGTAGTATTCACACGAACCTTAGCTTTTACGAAAAGCGAATGCAAGAGCGTAAGTTACATCAGCGCAGCGATTCCAGTGTGGCACAGCAATGCAGTACCTCCAGTCCACAGCGCTTCTGTGGGAAACAGACATGGACAATGACACCTGAAGGCCTACTTAATGGAAAAAAGACAACTGAGTTTACTACATCTAtcagaaatttaaaactttatcCATCTACTGGACTTGGATCTGACTTTGGGGCGTCACAGCCTAAAGTTCAGGGCTATAATGCTACAGCGGACAATAAGACAAAATCTCGTGAAACACCTGTGAGAACTTTTAAATCCTTTTCTCTAGTTGATTCCCGTGGTTCAAATAGTCACTGCGCTCACCAGCCCACAGGAGAAACCAATCCTTTGATAGGCTCTTTACTTCAAGAGCGACAAGAGGTCATCGCGAGGATTGCTCAGCACTTGATTCACTGTGATCCGGCTACTTCACCGGTTGTTGCTGGACGCCCGTTCAACATACATGAGAACGGCTCAGCTACACCAAAAGCTTTTCGGAGTACCTACGAAGACGAAAACTTgccaaggaaaggcaaggaAGCCTCCCCAGTTTCTGTTGCCAGCTTAGACAATGCAGTACAAGAAGATGGTGGTGAAGGCAAAACGAGAGCGGTACCAGAGATCAGTCTGCTCGATGCCCGTGTTCCAGTGAACCACTGTGGCCGTCATTTGGCAGGAGAGAGTAATCCCCTGATCGATTCTCTGCTCCAGGAGCGGCAGGAGGTGATAGCAAGGATTGCCCAACACTTGATTCATTGTGATCCAGCTACTTCTCATGTCACTGGACGTCCATTCAAAGTGCATGAGACTAGCCCTGTTACTTCCAAAGTTTTCCGAAGTACATATGAAGGTGAAAATTTGCTGAAGAAAGGCAAGGAatcatcttctgtttcttttgctagatctgatttttctttgttagaaGACAGCAGTAAATCAAGGATGAAGACACCTGATACTCCAATCAGTCCTTCTAGGTTTGATGGAGAATTGAAGGCTTCTCTGAAACTCcaagcaagaagaaaattggTTTTAGCAAAACCCAGTGAAGCTGTCCGAAATGCATTTCATCAGACTTCAAATAAAACTTCTCATGCATTTACTAACATTCATACATCATCATCGtgtgttaaagaaaataaatctgaattgcCAGATAAATTGGAAATGATAAGTTCTGGTTATGCACAGAAAGACCAGATAACCAACAGAATTAAACAGTGTTCAAATTTGAGCAGCATTGATGAACAGATTCGCACAAATAAactaaaagaaagaacagttgTTAGTGAGAACAATGGCATAGACAGTTTTAACAATTTACAGGTAGATAAATGCAGAATACTTGAAGGtacaaaaaaagcaactgtgATGCAGGTATCTGACTCTTTGCACAAAAATGAGCTCAAGTGTTTAGATAAAgactcaaaaaaaccaaatatttatGAGCAAAATACTCAGCTTATTAgtattgaaaattatttaaataaagaccATGACAgtttcaaaaacaaaagcaaacaagataaaacaaaaactGCACACGATGAGAATGAGGACCCAATAAGCCTCGATTTCCAAAGCACTTGTCAGAAGAAACCTACAGAAGACTGCATAGTTAAGTGTGAGCGGCTGAAGAACCCAGATGTACAG AGAGCACCATCTCtaaaacacacaaatatatGGCGGAAACATAATTTTCGATCCTTGGATGGAACTTCAACCAAGGCTTTTCATCCAAGAACTGGATTGCCTCTGCTTTCAAGTCCT GTTCCTCAAAGAAAAACGCAGTCTGGGTGCTTTGATCTGGATTCATCACTGCTGCAGTTGAAATGTTTGTCTGCAAGAAG cccACAACAATGTATAAACAGAGACAGTGATCCAGAGAGCCATGGGAAACCAATTCTAAGTTCTAGTGCTCCACCAGTAACAAGTCTTAGCCTTCTGGGAAACTTTGAG gaatCTGTCCTGAATTTTCGCTTAGACCCGCTTGGCGTCGTGGAAGGTTTCACAGCGGAAGTGGGAGCAAGTGGAGTCTTTTGTCCCACGCACATGACTCTGCCAGTTGAAGTGTCATTCTACAGTGTTTCAGATGATAATGCACCCTCTCCTTACATG GGTGTAATTACTTTAGAGTCCCTTGGTAAAAGGGGTTATCGGGTACCGCCTTCAGGAACAATACAAGTG ACCTTATTTAACCCTAACAAAACTGTGGTGAAGATGTTTGTGGTGATCTATGACTTGCGAGAAATGCCAGCTAATCATCAAACATTCCTACGGCAAAGaactttttctgttcctgtgagACGAGAAATCAAGAGAACTGTCAATAAAGAAAATAGTCAACAGACTGAAGAAAGGCTACTACGCTACCTCATACATCTGAG GTTCCAGAGTTCTAAATCTGGAAAGATCTACCTCCACAGAGATGTAAGGCTCCTATTCTCTCGGAAATCCATGGAAGTTGATAGCGGCGCTGCATATGAACTCAAATCTTACACTGAATCTCCAACAAATCCTCAGTTTTCACCAAGATGCTAG
- the ATOSA gene encoding atos homolog protein A isoform X7 produces the protein MLDAVSHYGSGDCEDTLDEYFEYEAEEFLVSLALLITEGRTPEYSIKGRTEGFHCPPAQSSQPPTTKHECSDKLAQCRQARRTRSEVMLLWKNNIPVMVEVMLLPDCCYSDEGPTTEGNDLNDPAIKQDALLLERWILEPVPRQSGDRFIEEKTLLLAVRSFVFFSQLSAWLSVSHGAVPRNILYRVSAADVDLQWTFSQTPTEHVFPVPNVSHNVALRVSVQSLPRQSNYPVLTCSIHTNLSFYEKRMQERKLHQRSDSSVAQQCSTSSPQRFCGKQTWTMTPEGLLNGKKTTEFTTSIRNLKLYPSTGLGSDFGASQPKVQGYNATADNKTKSRETPVRTFKSFSLVDSRGSNSHCAHQPTGETNPLIGSLLQERQEVIARIAQHLIHCDPATSPVVAGRPFNIHENGSATPKAFRSTYEDENLPRKGKEASPVSVASLDNAVQEDGGEGKTRAVPEISLLDARVPVNHCGRHLAGESNPLIDSLLQERQEVIARIAQHLIHCDPATSHVTGRPFKVHETSPVTSKVFRSTYEGENLLKKGKESSSVSFARSDFSLLEDSSKSRMKTPDTPISPSRFDGELKASLKLQARRKLVLAKPSEAVRNAFHQTSNKTSHAFTNIHTSSSCVKENKSELPDKLEMISSGYAQKDQITNRIKQCSNLSSIDEQIRTNKLKERTVVSENNGIDSFNNLQVDKCRILEGTKKATVMQVSDSLHKNELKCLDKDSKKPNIYEQNTQLISIENYLNKDHDSFKNKSKQDKTKTAHDENEDPISLDFQSTCQKKPTEDCIVKCERLKNPDVQRAPSLKHTNIWRKHNFRSLDGTSTKAFHPRTGLPLLSSPVPQRKTQSGCFDLDSSLLQLKCLSARSPQQCINRDSDPESHGKPILSSSAPPVTSLSLLGNFEESVLNFRLDPLGVVEGFTAEVGASGVFCPTHMTLPVEVSFYSVSDDNAPSPYMGVITLESLGKRGYRVPPSGTIQVTLFNPNKTVVKMFVVIYDLREMPANHQTFLRQRTFSVPVRREIKRTVNKENSQQTEERLLRYLIHLRFQSSKSGKIYLHRDVRLLFSRKSMEVDSGAAYELKSYTESPTNPQFSPRC, from the exons ATGTTGGACGCGGTTTCACATTATGGTAGCGGTGACTGTGAAG ATACTTTGGATGAATACTTTGAGTATGAAGCTGAGGAGTTCCTGGTCTCCTTGGCCTTGTTGATCACCGAAGGTCGAACGCCTGAGTATTCGATCAAGGGCAGAACAGAGGGCTTTCACTGCCCACCGGCACAGTCAAGTCAGCCGCCAACAACTAAGCATGAATGCAGCGACAAACTGGCTCAG tGTCGTCAAGCCAGGCGAACCAGATCTGAGGTTATGCTACTGTGGAAGAACAATATTCCAGTCATGGTAGAAGTGATGCTACTTCCAGACTGTTGCTATAGCGATGAAGGGCCCACCACCGAGGGGAATGATTTAAATGATCCTGCAATCAAACAAGATGCATTGCTGTTAGAAAGGTGGATTTTGGAGCCAGTTCCTCGACA GAGTGGAGATCGATTTATTGAAGAGAAGACCCTTTTATTGGCTGTTcgctcttttgttttcttctctcagcTAAGTGCGTGGCTGAGCGTTTCACATGGTGCTGTTCCCCGAAACATTCTGTACAG GGTGAGCGCTGCAGATGTGGACTTGCAATGGACATTCTCCCAGACACCGACTGAGCATGTCTTTCCTGTTCCTAATGTTTCTCACAATGTGGCCTTGAGAGTCAGCGTCCAGTCCTTGCCCAGACAATCGAATTACCCGGTTTTGACCTGTAGTATTCACACGAACCTTAGCTTTTACGAAAAGCGAATGCAAGAGCGTAAGTTACATCAGCGCAGCGATTCCAGTGTGGCACAGCAATGCAGTACCTCCAGTCCACAGCGCTTCTGTGGGAAACAGACATGGACAATGACACCTGAAGGCCTACTTAATGGAAAAAAGACAACTGAGTTTACTACATCTAtcagaaatttaaaactttatcCATCTACTGGACTTGGATCTGACTTTGGGGCGTCACAGCCTAAAGTTCAGGGCTATAATGCTACAGCGGACAATAAGACAAAATCTCGTGAAACACCTGTGAGAACTTTTAAATCCTTTTCTCTAGTTGATTCCCGTGGTTCAAATAGTCACTGCGCTCACCAGCCCACAGGAGAAACCAATCCTTTGATAGGCTCTTTACTTCAAGAGCGACAAGAGGTCATCGCGAGGATTGCTCAGCACTTGATTCACTGTGATCCGGCTACTTCACCGGTTGTTGCTGGACGCCCGTTCAACATACATGAGAACGGCTCAGCTACACCAAAAGCTTTTCGGAGTACCTACGAAGACGAAAACTTgccaaggaaaggcaaggaAGCCTCCCCAGTTTCTGTTGCCAGCTTAGACAATGCAGTACAAGAAGATGGTGGTGAAGGCAAAACGAGAGCGGTACCAGAGATCAGTCTGCTCGATGCCCGTGTTCCAGTGAACCACTGTGGCCGTCATTTGGCAGGAGAGAGTAATCCCCTGATCGATTCTCTGCTCCAGGAGCGGCAGGAGGTGATAGCAAGGATTGCCCAACACTTGATTCATTGTGATCCAGCTACTTCTCATGTCACTGGACGTCCATTCAAAGTGCATGAGACTAGCCCTGTTACTTCCAAAGTTTTCCGAAGTACATATGAAGGTGAAAATTTGCTGAAGAAAGGCAAGGAatcatcttctgtttcttttgctagatctgatttttctttgttagaaGACAGCAGTAAATCAAGGATGAAGACACCTGATACTCCAATCAGTCCTTCTAGGTTTGATGGAGAATTGAAGGCTTCTCTGAAACTCcaagcaagaagaaaattggTTTTAGCAAAACCCAGTGAAGCTGTCCGAAATGCATTTCATCAGACTTCAAATAAAACTTCTCATGCATTTACTAACATTCATACATCATCATCGtgtgttaaagaaaataaatctgaattgcCAGATAAATTGGAAATGATAAGTTCTGGTTATGCACAGAAAGACCAGATAACCAACAGAATTAAACAGTGTTCAAATTTGAGCAGCATTGATGAACAGATTCGCACAAATAAactaaaagaaagaacagttgTTAGTGAGAACAATGGCATAGACAGTTTTAACAATTTACAGGTAGATAAATGCAGAATACTTGAAGGtacaaaaaaagcaactgtgATGCAGGTATCTGACTCTTTGCACAAAAATGAGCTCAAGTGTTTAGATAAAgactcaaaaaaaccaaatatttatGAGCAAAATACTCAGCTTATTAgtattgaaaattatttaaataaagaccATGACAgtttcaaaaacaaaagcaaacaagataaaacaaaaactGCACACGATGAGAATGAGGACCCAATAAGCCTCGATTTCCAAAGCACTTGTCAGAAGAAACCTACAGAAGACTGCATAGTTAAGTGTGAGCGGCTGAAGAACCCAGATGTACAG AGAGCACCATCTCtaaaacacacaaatatatGGCGGAAACATAATTTTCGATCCTTGGATGGAACTTCAACCAAGGCTTTTCATCCAAGAACTGGATTGCCTCTGCTTTCAAGTCCT GTTCCTCAAAGAAAAACGCAGTCTGGGTGCTTTGATCTGGATTCATCACTGCTGCAGTTGAAATGTTTGTCTGCAAGAAG cccACAACAATGTATAAACAGAGACAGTGATCCAGAGAGCCATGGGAAACCAATTCTAAGTTCTAGTGCTCCACCAGTAACAAGTCTTAGCCTTCTGGGAAACTTTGAG gaatCTGTCCTGAATTTTCGCTTAGACCCGCTTGGCGTCGTGGAAGGTTTCACAGCGGAAGTGGGAGCAAGTGGAGTCTTTTGTCCCACGCACATGACTCTGCCAGTTGAAGTGTCATTCTACAGTGTTTCAGATGATAATGCACCCTCTCCTTACATG GGTGTAATTACTTTAGAGTCCCTTGGTAAAAGGGGTTATCGGGTACCGCCTTCAGGAACAATACAAGTG ACCTTATTTAACCCTAACAAAACTGTGGTGAAGATGTTTGTGGTGATCTATGACTTGCGAGAAATGCCAGCTAATCATCAAACATTCCTACGGCAAAGaactttttctgttcctgtgagACGAGAAATCAAGAGAACTGTCAATAAAGAAAATAGTCAACAGACTGAAGAAAGGCTACTACGCTACCTCATACATCTGAG GTTCCAGAGTTCTAAATCTGGAAAGATCTACCTCCACAGAGATGTAAGGCTCCTATTCTCTCGGAAATCCATGGAAGTTGATAGCGGCGCTGCATATGAACTCAAATCTTACACTGAATCTCCAACAAATCCTCAGTTTTCACCAAGATGCTAG
- the ATOSA gene encoding atos homolog protein A isoform X8, with translation MKPERDTLDEYFEYEAEEFLVSLALLITEGRTPEYSIKGRTEGFHCPPAQSSQPPTTKHECSDKLAQCRQARRTRSEVMLLWKNNIPVMVEVMLLPDCCYSDEGPTTEGNDLNDPAIKQDALLLERWILEPVPRQSGDRFIEEKTLLLAVRSFVFFSQLSAWLSVSHGAVPRNILYRVSAADVDLQWTFSQTPTEHVFPVPNVSHNVALRVSVQSLPRQSNYPVLTCSIHTNLSFYEKRMQERKLHQRSDSSVAQQCSTSSPQRFCGKQTWTMTPEGLLNGKKTTEFTTSIRNLKLYPSTGLGSDFGASQPKVQGYNATADNKTKSRETPVRTFKSFSLVDSRGSNSHCAHQPTGETNPLIGSLLQERQEVIARIAQHLIHCDPATSPVVAGRPFNIHENGSATPKAFRSTYEDENLPRKGKEASPVSVASLDNAVQEDGGEGKTRAVPEISLLDARVPVNHCGRHLAGESNPLIDSLLQERQEVIARIAQHLIHCDPATSHVTGRPFKVHETSPVTSKVFRSTYEGENLLKKGKESSSVSFARSDFSLLEDSSKSRMKTPDTPISPSRFDGELKASLKLQARRKLVLAKPSEAVRNAFHQTSNKTSHAFTNIHTSSSCVKENKSELPDKLEMISSGYAQKDQITNRIKQCSNLSSIDEQIRTNKLKERTVVSENNGIDSFNNLQVDKCRILEGTKKATVMQVSDSLHKNELKCLDKDSKKPNIYEQNTQLISIENYLNKDHDSFKNKSKQDKTKTAHDENEDPISLDFQSTCQKKPTEDCIVKCERLKNPDVQRAPSLKHTNIWRKHNFRSLDGTSTKAFHPRTGLPLLSSPVPQRKTQSGCFDLDSSLLQLKCLSARSPQQCINRDSDPESHGKPILSSSAPPVTSLSLLGNFEESVLNFRLDPLGVVEGFTAEVGASGVFCPTHMTLPVEVSFYSVSDDNAPSPYMGVITLESLGKRGYRVPPSGTIQVTLFNPNKTVVKMFVVIYDLREMPANHQTFLRQRTFSVPVRREIKRTVNKENSQQTEERLLRYLIHLRFQSSKSGKIYLHRDVRLLFSRKSMEVDSGAAYELKSYTESPTNPQFSPRC, from the exons ATACTTTGGATGAATACTTTGAGTATGAAGCTGAGGAGTTCCTGGTCTCCTTGGCCTTGTTGATCACCGAAGGTCGAACGCCTGAGTATTCGATCAAGGGCAGAACAGAGGGCTTTCACTGCCCACCGGCACAGTCAAGTCAGCCGCCAACAACTAAGCATGAATGCAGCGACAAACTGGCTCAG tGTCGTCAAGCCAGGCGAACCAGATCTGAGGTTATGCTACTGTGGAAGAACAATATTCCAGTCATGGTAGAAGTGATGCTACTTCCAGACTGTTGCTATAGCGATGAAGGGCCCACCACCGAGGGGAATGATTTAAATGATCCTGCAATCAAACAAGATGCATTGCTGTTAGAAAGGTGGATTTTGGAGCCAGTTCCTCGACA GAGTGGAGATCGATTTATTGAAGAGAAGACCCTTTTATTGGCTGTTcgctcttttgttttcttctctcagcTAAGTGCGTGGCTGAGCGTTTCACATGGTGCTGTTCCCCGAAACATTCTGTACAG GGTGAGCGCTGCAGATGTGGACTTGCAATGGACATTCTCCCAGACACCGACTGAGCATGTCTTTCCTGTTCCTAATGTTTCTCACAATGTGGCCTTGAGAGTCAGCGTCCAGTCCTTGCCCAGACAATCGAATTACCCGGTTTTGACCTGTAGTATTCACACGAACCTTAGCTTTTACGAAAAGCGAATGCAAGAGCGTAAGTTACATCAGCGCAGCGATTCCAGTGTGGCACAGCAATGCAGTACCTCCAGTCCACAGCGCTTCTGTGGGAAACAGACATGGACAATGACACCTGAAGGCCTACTTAATGGAAAAAAGACAACTGAGTTTACTACATCTAtcagaaatttaaaactttatcCATCTACTGGACTTGGATCTGACTTTGGGGCGTCACAGCCTAAAGTTCAGGGCTATAATGCTACAGCGGACAATAAGACAAAATCTCGTGAAACACCTGTGAGAACTTTTAAATCCTTTTCTCTAGTTGATTCCCGTGGTTCAAATAGTCACTGCGCTCACCAGCCCACAGGAGAAACCAATCCTTTGATAGGCTCTTTACTTCAAGAGCGACAAGAGGTCATCGCGAGGATTGCTCAGCACTTGATTCACTGTGATCCGGCTACTTCACCGGTTGTTGCTGGACGCCCGTTCAACATACATGAGAACGGCTCAGCTACACCAAAAGCTTTTCGGAGTACCTACGAAGACGAAAACTTgccaaggaaaggcaaggaAGCCTCCCCAGTTTCTGTTGCCAGCTTAGACAATGCAGTACAAGAAGATGGTGGTGAAGGCAAAACGAGAGCGGTACCAGAGATCAGTCTGCTCGATGCCCGTGTTCCAGTGAACCACTGTGGCCGTCATTTGGCAGGAGAGAGTAATCCCCTGATCGATTCTCTGCTCCAGGAGCGGCAGGAGGTGATAGCAAGGATTGCCCAACACTTGATTCATTGTGATCCAGCTACTTCTCATGTCACTGGACGTCCATTCAAAGTGCATGAGACTAGCCCTGTTACTTCCAAAGTTTTCCGAAGTACATATGAAGGTGAAAATTTGCTGAAGAAAGGCAAGGAatcatcttctgtttcttttgctagatctgatttttctttgttagaaGACAGCAGTAAATCAAGGATGAAGACACCTGATACTCCAATCAGTCCTTCTAGGTTTGATGGAGAATTGAAGGCTTCTCTGAAACTCcaagcaagaagaaaattggTTTTAGCAAAACCCAGTGAAGCTGTCCGAAATGCATTTCATCAGACTTCAAATAAAACTTCTCATGCATTTACTAACATTCATACATCATCATCGtgtgttaaagaaaataaatctgaattgcCAGATAAATTGGAAATGATAAGTTCTGGTTATGCACAGAAAGACCAGATAACCAACAGAATTAAACAGTGTTCAAATTTGAGCAGCATTGATGAACAGATTCGCACAAATAAactaaaagaaagaacagttgTTAGTGAGAACAATGGCATAGACAGTTTTAACAATTTACAGGTAGATAAATGCAGAATACTTGAAGGtacaaaaaaagcaactgtgATGCAGGTATCTGACTCTTTGCACAAAAATGAGCTCAAGTGTTTAGATAAAgactcaaaaaaaccaaatatttatGAGCAAAATACTCAGCTTATTAgtattgaaaattatttaaataaagaccATGACAgtttcaaaaacaaaagcaaacaagataaaacaaaaactGCACACGATGAGAATGAGGACCCAATAAGCCTCGATTTCCAAAGCACTTGTCAGAAGAAACCTACAGAAGACTGCATAGTTAAGTGTGAGCGGCTGAAGAACCCAGATGTACAG AGAGCACCATCTCtaaaacacacaaatatatGGCGGAAACATAATTTTCGATCCTTGGATGGAACTTCAACCAAGGCTTTTCATCCAAGAACTGGATTGCCTCTGCTTTCAAGTCCT GTTCCTCAAAGAAAAACGCAGTCTGGGTGCTTTGATCTGGATTCATCACTGCTGCAGTTGAAATGTTTGTCTGCAAGAAG cccACAACAATGTATAAACAGAGACAGTGATCCAGAGAGCCATGGGAAACCAATTCTAAGTTCTAGTGCTCCACCAGTAACAAGTCTTAGCCTTCTGGGAAACTTTGAG gaatCTGTCCTGAATTTTCGCTTAGACCCGCTTGGCGTCGTGGAAGGTTTCACAGCGGAAGTGGGAGCAAGTGGAGTCTTTTGTCCCACGCACATGACTCTGCCAGTTGAAGTGTCATTCTACAGTGTTTCAGATGATAATGCACCCTCTCCTTACATG GGTGTAATTACTTTAGAGTCCCTTGGTAAAAGGGGTTATCGGGTACCGCCTTCAGGAACAATACAAGTG ACCTTATTTAACCCTAACAAAACTGTGGTGAAGATGTTTGTGGTGATCTATGACTTGCGAGAAATGCCAGCTAATCATCAAACATTCCTACGGCAAAGaactttttctgttcctgtgagACGAGAAATCAAGAGAACTGTCAATAAAGAAAATAGTCAACAGACTGAAGAAAGGCTACTACGCTACCTCATACATCTGAG GTTCCAGAGTTCTAAATCTGGAAAGATCTACCTCCACAGAGATGTAAGGCTCCTATTCTCTCGGAAATCCATGGAAGTTGATAGCGGCGCTGCATATGAACTCAAATCTTACACTGAATCTCCAACAAATCCTCAGTTTTCACCAAGATGCTAG